One genomic region from Podarcis raffonei isolate rPodRaf1 chromosome 16, rPodRaf1.pri, whole genome shotgun sequence encodes:
- the CAMKK2 gene encoding calcium/calmodulin-dependent protein kinase kinase 2 isoform X6: MPTCISSRPATAERLVSHNELGKQQEAAGFPHCLQALKSTQLGEMDSFVVVTEYDPASRPSPGGRDEQEDEEPMEPCEEQSVAQDPRGFEEEAFPGGALGGPLRETREPRNKLNLSSRKLSLQERSQSVQSPGNGEGINGRYIYPSLPYSPVTSPHSSPRLPRRPTIESHRVSITGLQDCVQLNQYTLKDEIGKGSYGVVKLAYNENDNTYYAMKVLSKKKLMRQAGFPRRPPPRGAKPPLEGFCQPKGPIEQVYQEIAILKKLDHPNVVKLVEVLDDPSEDHLYMVFELVKKGPVMEVPNLKPLTEDQARFYFQDLIKGIEYLHYQKIIHRDIKPSNLLVGEDGHIKIADFGVSNEFKGTDALLTNTVGTPAFMAPETLSETRKIFSGKALDVWAMGITLYCFVFGQCPFMDERILSLHSKIKSQMLEFPDQPDISDELKDLITQMLDKNPESRITVPEIKVHPWVTKNGVEPLPTEDENCTLIEVTEEEVENSVKHIPSLATVILVKSMIRKRSFGNPFEGSRREERSLSAPGNLLTKQNSEDNLKSISDLPNVGENELLS, translated from the exons ATGCCAACATGCATCTCCAGCAGGCCTGCCACCGCCGAGAGGCTCGTTTCCCACAATGAGCTTGGCAAGCAGCAGGAGGCTGCTGGCTTTCCGCATTGCTTGCAAGCCCTGAAGTCTACCCAGTTGGGCGAGATGGATTCCTTCGTGGTGGTGACGGAGTATGACCCTGCTTCCAGGCCTTCGCCGGGCGGGCGGGACGAGCAGGAGGATGAGGAGCCCATGGAGCCCTGCGAGGAGCAGTCGGTGGCGCAAGACCCCAGAGGGTTCGAAGAGGAGGCTTTTCCTGGGGGTGCTCTGGGGGGCCCCTTGCGAGAGACAAGGGAACCTCGAAACAAACTGAACCTTTCAAGTCGCAAACTCTCTCTCCAGGAAAGGTCGCAGTCTGTCCAGTCTCCTGGTAATGGCGAGGGCATTAATGGACGCTACATTTATCCTTCTCTTCCTTATTCCCCGGTCACGTCTCCGCATTCCTCGCCTCGTCTGCCAAGGAGGCCGACGATAGAATCCCACCGAGTTTCTATCACAGGATTGCAA GACTGTGTGCAGCTAAATCAATATACGTTGAAAGATGAAATTGGAAAG GGCTCCTACGGGGTTGTGAAGCTGGCATACAATGAAAATGACAACACCTACTAT GCAATGAAAGTGCTTTCCAAGAAGAAGCTGATGAGGCAAGCAGGATTCCCAC GCCGTCCTCCTCCTCGTGGTGCCAAGCCCCCTCTGGAAGGCTTCTGCCAACCCAAAGGACCCATTGAGCAGGTCTACCAAGAAATCGCCATCTTGAAAAAACTCGACCACCCAAACGTAGTGAAGTTAGTGGAG gtGCTAGATGACCCCAGTGAAGACCACCTGTACATGG TGTTTGAACTTGTGAAGAAAGG GCCTGTGATGGAAGTCCCAAACCTGAAACCTCTGACTGAAGACCAGGCACGCTTCTATTTCCAAGACCTGATCAAAGGCATTGAATATT TGCACTACCAAAAAATAATCCACCGGGATATTAAGCCTTCCAATCTTTTAGTTGGGGAAGATGGTCACATCAAAATAGCCGATTTTGGCGTGAGCAACGAATTCAAAGGGACAGACGCCCTGTTAACCAACACTGTGGGGACTCCAGCCTTCATGGCACCCGAGACCCTCTCAGAgaccagaaaaatattttctggAAAG GCTTTAGATGTTTGGGCTATGGGGATCACTCTCTACTGCTTCGTCTTTGGGCAG TGCCCTTTTATGGATGAGAGGATTTTGAGTTTGCACAGCAAAATCAAGAGCCAGATGCTGGAATTTCCTGACCA gCCAGACATTTCTGATGAACTGAAAGATCTGATCACGCAGATGCTGGACAAGAATCCCGAATCCAGGATCACAGTCCCAGAAATTAAG GTGCACCCCTGGGTCACCAAGAACGGGGTGGAACCATTGCCGACAGAGGACGAGAACTGCACGCTCATAGAAGTGACCGAGGAAGAGGTTGAGAATTCGGTTAAGCACATCCCAAGCTTGGCCACTGTG ATCCTGGTAAAATCAATGATCAGGAAAAGATCTTTTGGGAACCCGTTTGAGGGGAGTAGAAGAGAAGAGAGATCCCTTTCTGCGCCAGGAAATCTGTTGAC gaagCAAAACAGCGAAGACAACCTTAAGAGCATCAGTGACCTGCCAAACGTGGGCGAGAATGAACTGCTTTCCTGA
- the CAMKK2 gene encoding calcium/calmodulin-dependent protein kinase kinase 2 isoform X4, whose product MPTCISSRPATAERLVSHNELGKQQEAAGFPHCLQALKSTQLGEMDSFVVVTEYDPASRPSPGGRDEQEDEEPMEPCEEQSVAQDPRGFEEEAFPGGALGGPLRETREPRNKLNLSSRKLSLQERSQSVQSPGNGEGINGRYIYPSLPYSPVTSPHSSPRLPRRPTIESHRVSITGLQDCVQLNQYTLKDEIGKGSYGVVKLAYNENDNTYYAMKVLSKKKLMRQAGFPRRPPPRGAKPPLEGFCQPKGPIEQVYQEIAILKKLDHPNVVKLVEVLDDPSEDHLYMVFELVKKGPVMEVPNLKPLTEDQARFYFQDLIKGIEYLHYQKIIHRDIKPSNLLVGEDGHIKIADFGVSNEFKGTDALLTNTVGTPAFMAPETLSETRKIFSGKALDVWAMGITLYCFVFGQCPFMDERILSLHSKIKSQMLEFPDQPDISDELKDLITQMLDKNPESRITVPEIKSLFQLTTLPLCYGPVPVAKCASEALTAYFKKFSLEATMVHPWVTKNGVEPLPTEDENCTLIEVTEEEVENSVKHIPSLATVILVKSMIRKRSFGNPFEGSRREERSLSAPGNLLTKQNSEDNLKSISDLPNVGENELLS is encoded by the exons ATGCCAACATGCATCTCCAGCAGGCCTGCCACCGCCGAGAGGCTCGTTTCCCACAATGAGCTTGGCAAGCAGCAGGAGGCTGCTGGCTTTCCGCATTGCTTGCAAGCCCTGAAGTCTACCCAGTTGGGCGAGATGGATTCCTTCGTGGTGGTGACGGAGTATGACCCTGCTTCCAGGCCTTCGCCGGGCGGGCGGGACGAGCAGGAGGATGAGGAGCCCATGGAGCCCTGCGAGGAGCAGTCGGTGGCGCAAGACCCCAGAGGGTTCGAAGAGGAGGCTTTTCCTGGGGGTGCTCTGGGGGGCCCCTTGCGAGAGACAAGGGAACCTCGAAACAAACTGAACCTTTCAAGTCGCAAACTCTCTCTCCAGGAAAGGTCGCAGTCTGTCCAGTCTCCTGGTAATGGCGAGGGCATTAATGGACGCTACATTTATCCTTCTCTTCCTTATTCCCCGGTCACGTCTCCGCATTCCTCGCCTCGTCTGCCAAGGAGGCCGACGATAGAATCCCACCGAGTTTCTATCACAGGATTGCAA GACTGTGTGCAGCTAAATCAATATACGTTGAAAGATGAAATTGGAAAG GGCTCCTACGGGGTTGTGAAGCTGGCATACAATGAAAATGACAACACCTACTAT GCAATGAAAGTGCTTTCCAAGAAGAAGCTGATGAGGCAAGCAGGATTCCCAC GCCGTCCTCCTCCTCGTGGTGCCAAGCCCCCTCTGGAAGGCTTCTGCCAACCCAAAGGACCCATTGAGCAGGTCTACCAAGAAATCGCCATCTTGAAAAAACTCGACCACCCAAACGTAGTGAAGTTAGTGGAG gtGCTAGATGACCCCAGTGAAGACCACCTGTACATGG TGTTTGAACTTGTGAAGAAAGG GCCTGTGATGGAAGTCCCAAACCTGAAACCTCTGACTGAAGACCAGGCACGCTTCTATTTCCAAGACCTGATCAAAGGCATTGAATATT TGCACTACCAAAAAATAATCCACCGGGATATTAAGCCTTCCAATCTTTTAGTTGGGGAAGATGGTCACATCAAAATAGCCGATTTTGGCGTGAGCAACGAATTCAAAGGGACAGACGCCCTGTTAACCAACACTGTGGGGACTCCAGCCTTCATGGCACCCGAGACCCTCTCAGAgaccagaaaaatattttctggAAAG GCTTTAGATGTTTGGGCTATGGGGATCACTCTCTACTGCTTCGTCTTTGGGCAG TGCCCTTTTATGGATGAGAGGATTTTGAGTTTGCACAGCAAAATCAAGAGCCAGATGCTGGAATTTCCTGACCA gCCAGACATTTCTGATGAACTGAAAGATCTGATCACGCAGATGCTGGACAAGAATCCCGAATCCAGGATCACAGTCCCAGAAATTAAG AGCCTGTTCCAGTTGACAACCCTTCCGCTATGCTATGGACCAGTTCCAGTTGCCAAATGCGCTTCAGAGGCCCTGACAGCCTATTTCAAGAAATTCAGTCTAGAAGCTACCATG GTGCACCCCTGGGTCACCAAGAACGGGGTGGAACCATTGCCGACAGAGGACGAGAACTGCACGCTCATAGAAGTGACCGAGGAAGAGGTTGAGAATTCGGTTAAGCACATCCCAAGCTTGGCCACTGTG ATCCTGGTAAAATCAATGATCAGGAAAAGATCTTTTGGGAACCCGTTTGAGGGGAGTAGAAGAGAAGAGAGATCCCTTTCTGCGCCAGGAAATCTGTTGAC gaagCAAAACAGCGAAGACAACCTTAAGAGCATCAGTGACCTGCCAAACGTGGGCGAGAATGAACTGCTTTCCTGA
- the CAMKK2 gene encoding calcium/calmodulin-dependent protein kinase kinase 2 isoform X2 — protein MPTCISSRPATAERLVSHNELGKQQEAAGFPHCLQALKSTQLGEMDSFVVVTEYDPASRPSPGGRDEQEDEEPMEPCEEQSVAQDPRGFEEEAFPGGALGGPLRETREPRNKLNLSSRKLSLQERSQSVQSPGNGEGINGRYIYPSLPYSPVTSPHSSPRLPRRPTIESHRVSITGLQDCVQLNQYTLKDEIGKGSYGVVKLAYNENDNTYYAMKVLSKKKLMRQAGFPRRPPPRGAKPPLEGFCQPKGPIEQVYQEIAILKKLDHPNVVKLVEVLDDPSEDHLYMVFELVKKGPVMEVPNLKPLTEDQARFYFQDLIKGIEYLHYQKIIHRDIKPSNLLVGEDGHIKIADFGVSNEFKGTDALLTNTVGTPAFMAPETLSETRKIFSGKALDVWAMGITLYCFVFGQCPFMDERILSLHSKIKSQMLEFPDQPDISDELKDLITQMLDKNPESRITVPEIKSLFQLTTLPLCYGPVPVAKCASEALTAYFKKFSLEATMVHPWVTKNGVEPLPTEDENCTLIEVTEEEVENSVKHIPSLATVILVKSMIRKRSFGNPFEGSRREERSLSAPGNLLTKNKSGTVKYFISQRKQNSEDNLKSISDLPNVGENELLS, from the exons ATGCCAACATGCATCTCCAGCAGGCCTGCCACCGCCGAGAGGCTCGTTTCCCACAATGAGCTTGGCAAGCAGCAGGAGGCTGCTGGCTTTCCGCATTGCTTGCAAGCCCTGAAGTCTACCCAGTTGGGCGAGATGGATTCCTTCGTGGTGGTGACGGAGTATGACCCTGCTTCCAGGCCTTCGCCGGGCGGGCGGGACGAGCAGGAGGATGAGGAGCCCATGGAGCCCTGCGAGGAGCAGTCGGTGGCGCAAGACCCCAGAGGGTTCGAAGAGGAGGCTTTTCCTGGGGGTGCTCTGGGGGGCCCCTTGCGAGAGACAAGGGAACCTCGAAACAAACTGAACCTTTCAAGTCGCAAACTCTCTCTCCAGGAAAGGTCGCAGTCTGTCCAGTCTCCTGGTAATGGCGAGGGCATTAATGGACGCTACATTTATCCTTCTCTTCCTTATTCCCCGGTCACGTCTCCGCATTCCTCGCCTCGTCTGCCAAGGAGGCCGACGATAGAATCCCACCGAGTTTCTATCACAGGATTGCAA GACTGTGTGCAGCTAAATCAATATACGTTGAAAGATGAAATTGGAAAG GGCTCCTACGGGGTTGTGAAGCTGGCATACAATGAAAATGACAACACCTACTAT GCAATGAAAGTGCTTTCCAAGAAGAAGCTGATGAGGCAAGCAGGATTCCCAC GCCGTCCTCCTCCTCGTGGTGCCAAGCCCCCTCTGGAAGGCTTCTGCCAACCCAAAGGACCCATTGAGCAGGTCTACCAAGAAATCGCCATCTTGAAAAAACTCGACCACCCAAACGTAGTGAAGTTAGTGGAG gtGCTAGATGACCCCAGTGAAGACCACCTGTACATGG TGTTTGAACTTGTGAAGAAAGG GCCTGTGATGGAAGTCCCAAACCTGAAACCTCTGACTGAAGACCAGGCACGCTTCTATTTCCAAGACCTGATCAAAGGCATTGAATATT TGCACTACCAAAAAATAATCCACCGGGATATTAAGCCTTCCAATCTTTTAGTTGGGGAAGATGGTCACATCAAAATAGCCGATTTTGGCGTGAGCAACGAATTCAAAGGGACAGACGCCCTGTTAACCAACACTGTGGGGACTCCAGCCTTCATGGCACCCGAGACCCTCTCAGAgaccagaaaaatattttctggAAAG GCTTTAGATGTTTGGGCTATGGGGATCACTCTCTACTGCTTCGTCTTTGGGCAG TGCCCTTTTATGGATGAGAGGATTTTGAGTTTGCACAGCAAAATCAAGAGCCAGATGCTGGAATTTCCTGACCA gCCAGACATTTCTGATGAACTGAAAGATCTGATCACGCAGATGCTGGACAAGAATCCCGAATCCAGGATCACAGTCCCAGAAATTAAG AGCCTGTTCCAGTTGACAACCCTTCCGCTATGCTATGGACCAGTTCCAGTTGCCAAATGCGCTTCAGAGGCCCTGACAGCCTATTTCAAGAAATTCAGTCTAGAAGCTACCATG GTGCACCCCTGGGTCACCAAGAACGGGGTGGAACCATTGCCGACAGAGGACGAGAACTGCACGCTCATAGAAGTGACCGAGGAAGAGGTTGAGAATTCGGTTAAGCACATCCCAAGCTTGGCCACTGTG ATCCTGGTAAAATCAATGATCAGGAAAAGATCTTTTGGGAACCCGTTTGAGGGGAGTAGAAGAGAAGAGAGATCCCTTTCTGCGCCAGGAAATCTGTTGAC AAAAAACAAATCGGGAACTGTGAAATATTTCATCAGTCAAAG gaagCAAAACAGCGAAGACAACCTTAAGAGCATCAGTGACCTGCCAAACGTGGGCGAGAATGAACTGCTTTCCTGA
- the CAMKK2 gene encoding calcium/calmodulin-dependent protein kinase kinase 2 isoform X3, protein MPTCISSRPATAERLVSHNELGKQQEAAGFPHCLQALKSTQLGEMDSFVVVTEYDPASRPSPGGRDEQEDEEPMEPCEEQSVAQDPRGFEEEAFPGGALGGPLRETREPRNKLNLSSRKLSLQERSQSVQSPGNGEGINGRYIYPSLPYSPVTSPHSSPRLPRRPTIESHRVSITGLQDCVQLNQYTLKDEIGKGSYGVVKLAYNENDNTYYAMKVLSKKKLMRQAGFPRRPPPRGAKPPLEGFCQPKGPIEQVYQEIAILKKLDHPNVVKLVEVLDDPSEDHLYMVFELVKKGPVMEVPNLKPLTEDQARFYFQDLIKGIEYLHYQKIIHRDIKPSNLLVGEDGHIKIADFGVSNEFKGTDALLTNTVGTPAFMAPETLSETRKIFSGKALDVWAMGITLYCFVFGQCPFMDERILSLHSKIKSQMLEFPDQPDISDELKDLITQMLDKNPESRITVPEIKSLFQLTTLPLCYGPVPVAKCASEALTAYFKKFSLEATMVHPWVTKNGVEPLPTEDENCTLIEVTEEEVENSVKHIPSLATVILVKSMIRKRSFGNPFEGSRREERSLSAPGNLLTRKQNSEDNLKSISDLPNVGENELLS, encoded by the exons ATGCCAACATGCATCTCCAGCAGGCCTGCCACCGCCGAGAGGCTCGTTTCCCACAATGAGCTTGGCAAGCAGCAGGAGGCTGCTGGCTTTCCGCATTGCTTGCAAGCCCTGAAGTCTACCCAGTTGGGCGAGATGGATTCCTTCGTGGTGGTGACGGAGTATGACCCTGCTTCCAGGCCTTCGCCGGGCGGGCGGGACGAGCAGGAGGATGAGGAGCCCATGGAGCCCTGCGAGGAGCAGTCGGTGGCGCAAGACCCCAGAGGGTTCGAAGAGGAGGCTTTTCCTGGGGGTGCTCTGGGGGGCCCCTTGCGAGAGACAAGGGAACCTCGAAACAAACTGAACCTTTCAAGTCGCAAACTCTCTCTCCAGGAAAGGTCGCAGTCTGTCCAGTCTCCTGGTAATGGCGAGGGCATTAATGGACGCTACATTTATCCTTCTCTTCCTTATTCCCCGGTCACGTCTCCGCATTCCTCGCCTCGTCTGCCAAGGAGGCCGACGATAGAATCCCACCGAGTTTCTATCACAGGATTGCAA GACTGTGTGCAGCTAAATCAATATACGTTGAAAGATGAAATTGGAAAG GGCTCCTACGGGGTTGTGAAGCTGGCATACAATGAAAATGACAACACCTACTAT GCAATGAAAGTGCTTTCCAAGAAGAAGCTGATGAGGCAAGCAGGATTCCCAC GCCGTCCTCCTCCTCGTGGTGCCAAGCCCCCTCTGGAAGGCTTCTGCCAACCCAAAGGACCCATTGAGCAGGTCTACCAAGAAATCGCCATCTTGAAAAAACTCGACCACCCAAACGTAGTGAAGTTAGTGGAG gtGCTAGATGACCCCAGTGAAGACCACCTGTACATGG TGTTTGAACTTGTGAAGAAAGG GCCTGTGATGGAAGTCCCAAACCTGAAACCTCTGACTGAAGACCAGGCACGCTTCTATTTCCAAGACCTGATCAAAGGCATTGAATATT TGCACTACCAAAAAATAATCCACCGGGATATTAAGCCTTCCAATCTTTTAGTTGGGGAAGATGGTCACATCAAAATAGCCGATTTTGGCGTGAGCAACGAATTCAAAGGGACAGACGCCCTGTTAACCAACACTGTGGGGACTCCAGCCTTCATGGCACCCGAGACCCTCTCAGAgaccagaaaaatattttctggAAAG GCTTTAGATGTTTGGGCTATGGGGATCACTCTCTACTGCTTCGTCTTTGGGCAG TGCCCTTTTATGGATGAGAGGATTTTGAGTTTGCACAGCAAAATCAAGAGCCAGATGCTGGAATTTCCTGACCA gCCAGACATTTCTGATGAACTGAAAGATCTGATCACGCAGATGCTGGACAAGAATCCCGAATCCAGGATCACAGTCCCAGAAATTAAG AGCCTGTTCCAGTTGACAACCCTTCCGCTATGCTATGGACCAGTTCCAGTTGCCAAATGCGCTTCAGAGGCCCTGACAGCCTATTTCAAGAAATTCAGTCTAGAAGCTACCATG GTGCACCCCTGGGTCACCAAGAACGGGGTGGAACCATTGCCGACAGAGGACGAGAACTGCACGCTCATAGAAGTGACCGAGGAAGAGGTTGAGAATTCGGTTAAGCACATCCCAAGCTTGGCCACTGTG ATCCTGGTAAAATCAATGATCAGGAAAAGATCTTTTGGGAACCCGTTTGAGGGGAGTAGAAGAGAAGAGAGATCCCTTTCTGCGCCAGGAAATCTGTTGAC caggaagCAAAACAGCGAAGACAACCTTAAGAGCATCAGTGACCTGCCAAACGTGGGCGAGAATGAACTGCTTTCCTGA
- the CAMKK2 gene encoding calcium/calmodulin-dependent protein kinase kinase 2 isoform X1, translating into MPTCISSRPATAERLVSHNELGKQQEAAGFPHCLQALKSTQLGEMDSFVVVTEYDPASRPSPGGRDEQEDEEPMEPCEEQSVAQDPRGFEEEAFPGGALGGPLRETREPRNKLNLSSRKLSLQERSQSVQSPGNGEGINGRYIYPSLPYSPVTSPHSSPRLPRRPTIESHRVSITGLQDCVQLNQYTLKDEIGKGSYGVVKLAYNENDNTYYAMKVLSKKKLMRQAGFPRRPPPRGAKPPLEGFCQPKGPIEQVYQEIAILKKLDHPNVVKLVEVLDDPSEDHLYMVFELVKKGPVMEVPNLKPLTEDQARFYFQDLIKGIEYLHYQKIIHRDIKPSNLLVGEDGHIKIADFGVSNEFKGTDALLTNTVGTPAFMAPETLSETRKIFSGKALDVWAMGITLYCFVFGQCPFMDERILSLHSKIKSQMLEFPDQPDISDELKDLITQMLDKNPESRITVPEIKSLFQLTTLPLCYGPVPVAKCASEALTAYFKKFSLEATMVHPWVTKNGVEPLPTEDENCTLIEVTEEEVENSVKHIPSLATVILVKSMIRKRSFGNPFEGSRREERSLSAPGNLLTKNKSGTVKYFISQSRKQNSEDNLKSISDLPNVGENELLS; encoded by the exons ATGCCAACATGCATCTCCAGCAGGCCTGCCACCGCCGAGAGGCTCGTTTCCCACAATGAGCTTGGCAAGCAGCAGGAGGCTGCTGGCTTTCCGCATTGCTTGCAAGCCCTGAAGTCTACCCAGTTGGGCGAGATGGATTCCTTCGTGGTGGTGACGGAGTATGACCCTGCTTCCAGGCCTTCGCCGGGCGGGCGGGACGAGCAGGAGGATGAGGAGCCCATGGAGCCCTGCGAGGAGCAGTCGGTGGCGCAAGACCCCAGAGGGTTCGAAGAGGAGGCTTTTCCTGGGGGTGCTCTGGGGGGCCCCTTGCGAGAGACAAGGGAACCTCGAAACAAACTGAACCTTTCAAGTCGCAAACTCTCTCTCCAGGAAAGGTCGCAGTCTGTCCAGTCTCCTGGTAATGGCGAGGGCATTAATGGACGCTACATTTATCCTTCTCTTCCTTATTCCCCGGTCACGTCTCCGCATTCCTCGCCTCGTCTGCCAAGGAGGCCGACGATAGAATCCCACCGAGTTTCTATCACAGGATTGCAA GACTGTGTGCAGCTAAATCAATATACGTTGAAAGATGAAATTGGAAAG GGCTCCTACGGGGTTGTGAAGCTGGCATACAATGAAAATGACAACACCTACTAT GCAATGAAAGTGCTTTCCAAGAAGAAGCTGATGAGGCAAGCAGGATTCCCAC GCCGTCCTCCTCCTCGTGGTGCCAAGCCCCCTCTGGAAGGCTTCTGCCAACCCAAAGGACCCATTGAGCAGGTCTACCAAGAAATCGCCATCTTGAAAAAACTCGACCACCCAAACGTAGTGAAGTTAGTGGAG gtGCTAGATGACCCCAGTGAAGACCACCTGTACATGG TGTTTGAACTTGTGAAGAAAGG GCCTGTGATGGAAGTCCCAAACCTGAAACCTCTGACTGAAGACCAGGCACGCTTCTATTTCCAAGACCTGATCAAAGGCATTGAATATT TGCACTACCAAAAAATAATCCACCGGGATATTAAGCCTTCCAATCTTTTAGTTGGGGAAGATGGTCACATCAAAATAGCCGATTTTGGCGTGAGCAACGAATTCAAAGGGACAGACGCCCTGTTAACCAACACTGTGGGGACTCCAGCCTTCATGGCACCCGAGACCCTCTCAGAgaccagaaaaatattttctggAAAG GCTTTAGATGTTTGGGCTATGGGGATCACTCTCTACTGCTTCGTCTTTGGGCAG TGCCCTTTTATGGATGAGAGGATTTTGAGTTTGCACAGCAAAATCAAGAGCCAGATGCTGGAATTTCCTGACCA gCCAGACATTTCTGATGAACTGAAAGATCTGATCACGCAGATGCTGGACAAGAATCCCGAATCCAGGATCACAGTCCCAGAAATTAAG AGCCTGTTCCAGTTGACAACCCTTCCGCTATGCTATGGACCAGTTCCAGTTGCCAAATGCGCTTCAGAGGCCCTGACAGCCTATTTCAAGAAATTCAGTCTAGAAGCTACCATG GTGCACCCCTGGGTCACCAAGAACGGGGTGGAACCATTGCCGACAGAGGACGAGAACTGCACGCTCATAGAAGTGACCGAGGAAGAGGTTGAGAATTCGGTTAAGCACATCCCAAGCTTGGCCACTGTG ATCCTGGTAAAATCAATGATCAGGAAAAGATCTTTTGGGAACCCGTTTGAGGGGAGTAGAAGAGAAGAGAGATCCCTTTCTGCGCCAGGAAATCTGTTGAC AAAAAACAAATCGGGAACTGTGAAATATTTCATCAGTCAAAG caggaagCAAAACAGCGAAGACAACCTTAAGAGCATCAGTGACCTGCCAAACGTGGGCGAGAATGAACTGCTTTCCTGA
- the CAMKK2 gene encoding calcium/calmodulin-dependent protein kinase kinase 2 isoform X5, which yields MPTCISSRPATAERLVSHNELGKQQEAAGFPHCLQALKSTQLGEMDSFVVVTEYDPASRPSPGGRDEQEDEEPMEPCEEQSVAQDPRGFEEEAFPGGALGGPLRETREPRNKLNLSSRKLSLQERSQSVQSPGNGEGINGRYIYPSLPYSPVTSPHSSPRLPRRPTIESHRVSITGLQDCVQLNQYTLKDEIGKGSYGVVKLAYNENDNTYYAMKVLSKKKLMRQAGFPRRPPPRGAKPPLEGFCQPKGPIEQVYQEIAILKKLDHPNVVKLVEVLDDPSEDHLYMVFELVKKGPVMEVPNLKPLTEDQARFYFQDLIKGIEYLHYQKIIHRDIKPSNLLVGEDGHIKIADFGVSNEFKGTDALLTNTVGTPAFMAPETLSETRKIFSGKALDVWAMGITLYCFVFGQCPFMDERILSLHSKIKSQMLEFPDQPDISDELKDLITQMLDKNPESRITVPEIKVHPWVTKNGVEPLPTEDENCTLIEVTEEEVENSVKHIPSLATVILVKSMIRKRSFGNPFEGSRREERSLSAPGNLLTKNKSGTVKYFISQSRKQNSEDNLKSISDLPNVGENELLS from the exons ATGCCAACATGCATCTCCAGCAGGCCTGCCACCGCCGAGAGGCTCGTTTCCCACAATGAGCTTGGCAAGCAGCAGGAGGCTGCTGGCTTTCCGCATTGCTTGCAAGCCCTGAAGTCTACCCAGTTGGGCGAGATGGATTCCTTCGTGGTGGTGACGGAGTATGACCCTGCTTCCAGGCCTTCGCCGGGCGGGCGGGACGAGCAGGAGGATGAGGAGCCCATGGAGCCCTGCGAGGAGCAGTCGGTGGCGCAAGACCCCAGAGGGTTCGAAGAGGAGGCTTTTCCTGGGGGTGCTCTGGGGGGCCCCTTGCGAGAGACAAGGGAACCTCGAAACAAACTGAACCTTTCAAGTCGCAAACTCTCTCTCCAGGAAAGGTCGCAGTCTGTCCAGTCTCCTGGTAATGGCGAGGGCATTAATGGACGCTACATTTATCCTTCTCTTCCTTATTCCCCGGTCACGTCTCCGCATTCCTCGCCTCGTCTGCCAAGGAGGCCGACGATAGAATCCCACCGAGTTTCTATCACAGGATTGCAA GACTGTGTGCAGCTAAATCAATATACGTTGAAAGATGAAATTGGAAAG GGCTCCTACGGGGTTGTGAAGCTGGCATACAATGAAAATGACAACACCTACTAT GCAATGAAAGTGCTTTCCAAGAAGAAGCTGATGAGGCAAGCAGGATTCCCAC GCCGTCCTCCTCCTCGTGGTGCCAAGCCCCCTCTGGAAGGCTTCTGCCAACCCAAAGGACCCATTGAGCAGGTCTACCAAGAAATCGCCATCTTGAAAAAACTCGACCACCCAAACGTAGTGAAGTTAGTGGAG gtGCTAGATGACCCCAGTGAAGACCACCTGTACATGG TGTTTGAACTTGTGAAGAAAGG GCCTGTGATGGAAGTCCCAAACCTGAAACCTCTGACTGAAGACCAGGCACGCTTCTATTTCCAAGACCTGATCAAAGGCATTGAATATT TGCACTACCAAAAAATAATCCACCGGGATATTAAGCCTTCCAATCTTTTAGTTGGGGAAGATGGTCACATCAAAATAGCCGATTTTGGCGTGAGCAACGAATTCAAAGGGACAGACGCCCTGTTAACCAACACTGTGGGGACTCCAGCCTTCATGGCACCCGAGACCCTCTCAGAgaccagaaaaatattttctggAAAG GCTTTAGATGTTTGGGCTATGGGGATCACTCTCTACTGCTTCGTCTTTGGGCAG TGCCCTTTTATGGATGAGAGGATTTTGAGTTTGCACAGCAAAATCAAGAGCCAGATGCTGGAATTTCCTGACCA gCCAGACATTTCTGATGAACTGAAAGATCTGATCACGCAGATGCTGGACAAGAATCCCGAATCCAGGATCACAGTCCCAGAAATTAAG GTGCACCCCTGGGTCACCAAGAACGGGGTGGAACCATTGCCGACAGAGGACGAGAACTGCACGCTCATAGAAGTGACCGAGGAAGAGGTTGAGAATTCGGTTAAGCACATCCCAAGCTTGGCCACTGTG ATCCTGGTAAAATCAATGATCAGGAAAAGATCTTTTGGGAACCCGTTTGAGGGGAGTAGAAGAGAAGAGAGATCCCTTTCTGCGCCAGGAAATCTGTTGAC AAAAAACAAATCGGGAACTGTGAAATATTTCATCAGTCAAAG caggaagCAAAACAGCGAAGACAACCTTAAGAGCATCAGTGACCTGCCAAACGTGGGCGAGAATGAACTGCTTTCCTGA